Proteins encoded within one genomic window of Brassica rapa cultivar Chiifu-401-42 chromosome A09, CAAS_Brap_v3.01, whole genome shotgun sequence:
- the LOC103841126 gene encoding calcium-dependent protein kinase 13, with protein sequence MGNCCRSPAAVAREDVKSNYSGHDHPRKASTNGKKSAPIRVLTDVPKENIEDRYLLDRELGRGEFGVTYLCIERATRDLLACKSISKRKLRTAVDIEDVKREVAIMRHLPKSSSIVTLKEACEDDSAVHLVMELCEGGELFDRIVARGHYTERAAAGVTKTIVEVVQLCHKHGVIHRDLKPENFLFANKKENSPLKAIDFGLSIFFKPGEKFSEIVGSPYYMAPEVLKRSYGPEIDIWSAGVILYILLCGVPPFWAESEQGVAQAILRGIIDFKREPWPNISETAKSLVRQMLEPDPKRRLTAKQVLEHPWIQNAKKAPNVPLGDVVKSRLKQFSVMNRFKRKALRVIAEFLSSQEVEDIKEMFNKMDTDKDGIVTIEELKAGLRDFGTQLAESEVQMLIEAVDTKGKGALDYGEFVAVSLHLQKVANDEHLRKAFSYFDKDGNGYILPEELCEALKEDGGDDCVDVANDIFQEVDTDKDGRISYEEFAAMMKTGTDWRKASRHYSRGRFNSLSIKLMKDGSLNLGNE encoded by the exons ATGGGGAACTGTTGCAGATCTCCCGCAGCTGTAGCTCGAGAAGACGTAAAATCCAACTACTCCGGCCACGATCACCCCCGCAAAGCCTCCACCAACGGCAAAAAATCAGCTCCGATTCGAGTCCTCACCGACGTCCCCAAGGAGAACATCGAGGACCGGTACTTGCTCGACCGAGAGCTCGGACGCGGCGAGTTCGGCGTCACCTACCTCTGCATCGAGAGAGCCACGCGCGACCTCCTCGCCTGCAAGTCGATCTCGAAGAGGAAGCTCAGGACCGCCGTGGATATCGAGGACGTGAAGAGAGAAGTGGCGATTATGAGGCATCTGCCTAAGAGCTCGAGTATCGTTACTCTCAAGGAGGCTTGTGAGGACGATAGCGCTGTGCATTTGGTGATGGAGCTTTGTGAAGGTGGCGAGCTTTTCGATCGGATTGTGGCGAGGGGGCATTACACGGAGCGCGCTGCCGCGGGGGTTACGAAGACGATCGTTGAGGTTGTGCAGTTGTGTCACAAGCATGGGGTGATTCATAGAGATTTGAAGCCCGAGAATTTTTTGTTTGCTAATAAGAAGGAGAACTCGCCGCTTAAGGCTATTGACTTTGGATTGTCGATTTTCTTCAAGCCAG GTGAGAAGTTCTCGGAGATAGTTGGGAGTCCATATTACATGGCACCTGAGGTGCTAAAGCGGAGCTATGGACCCGAAATAGATATTTGGAGTGCTGGAGTCATTCTTTATATCCTGCTCTGTGGAGTTCCTCCTTTCTGGGCAG AGTCGGAACAGGGAGTTGCTCAGGCTATTTTACGTGGGATAATTGATTTTAAGAGAGAACCGTGGCCAAACATTTCGGAGACTGCTAAGAGTCTTGTCAGACAAATGTTAGAGCCTGATCCAAAGCGCCGCCTGACTGCAAAGCAAGTGCTTG AGCACCCGTGGATTCAAAACGCCAAGAAAGCTCCAAATGTCCCTCTTGGAGATGTTGTCAAGTCCAGATTAAAGCAATTTTCAGTGATGAACAGATTCAAGAGAAAAGCTCTGAGG GTTATTGCCGAATTCTTATCTTCCCAAGAAGTAGAAGACATCAAAGAGATGTTCAACAAGATGGATACTGATAAAGATGGTATTGTTACCATCGAGGAGTTGAAAGCTGGACTTCGCGATTTTGGTACACAGCTAGCTGAATCAGAAGTTCAGATGCTTATTGAAGCG GTGGATACTAAAGGGAAAGGAGCACTAGACTATGGAGAATTCGTTGCAGTCTCGCTCCACCTGCAAAAGGTAGCAAATGATGAGCATCTCCGGAAAGCATTCTCCTACTTTGACAAAGATGGAAATGGATACATTTTACCCGAGGAGCTTTGTGAGGCCTTAAAGGAAGATGGAGGGGATGACTGTGTGGATGTCGCCAATGATATATTCCAAGAAGTTGACACGGACAAG GATGGGAGAATAAGCTACGAAGAGTTTGCGGCAATGATGAAAACAGGAACGGATTGGAGAAAGGCATCTCGTCATTACTCGAGAGGGAGATTCAATAGCCTAAGCATCAAACTAATGAAGGACGGATCTTTGAACCTAGGCAACGAATAG
- the LOC103841127 gene encoding high mobility group B protein 1 has protein sequence MKTGKGKGKAKTTKEALKPVDDRRVGKRKAPAEKPQPSKREKKAKKDPNKPKRAPSAFFVFLEDFRQTFKKENPDVKAVSAVGKAGGQKWKSMSQAEKAPYEEKAAKRKAEYEKQMDAYNKSLEEGSDESENSLSEVNDEDEASEEEEKVEKGKAGEDEDDDDDDEEDEEDDEEED, from the exons ATGAAGACAGGAAAGGGGAAAGGTAAAGCTAAGACCACTAAGGAAGCCTTGAAGCCAGTTGATGACAG AAGGGTGGGAAAGAGGAAGGCACCGGCTGAGAAGCCTCAGCCTAGCAAGCGGGAGAAGAAGGCCAAGAAGGACCCTAACAAACCCAAAAGAGCTCCTAGTGCCTTCTTTGTCTTCCT GGAAGATTTTAGGCAAACGTTTAAGAAAGAGAATCCAGATGTGAAGGCTGTCTCTGCT GTTGGGAAAGCTGGAGGGCAGAAATGGAAGTCAATGTCTCAGGCC GAAAAAGCTCCATATGAAGAGAAAGCTGCAAAGAGGAAAGCTGAATACGAAAAGCAAATGGATGCATACAACAAAAGCTTG GAGGAAGGGAGTGATGAATCTGAAAATTCTCTATCCGAAGtgaatgatgaagatgaagctaGTGAGGAG GAAGAGAAGGTGGAGAAGGGAAAGGCAGGTGAGgacgaagatgatgatgacgatgatgaagaagatgaggaagatgacgaggaagaagactaA
- the LOC103841128 gene encoding sulfate transporter 3.1 encodes MGTEDNTFPQGAEEPHRRHHAVEAPEPQPFLKSLQYSVKETLFPDDPFRQFKNQTTSRQVVLGLKYFLPILEWAPRYNFKLFKSDLIAGITIASLAIPQGISYAKLANLPPILGLYSSFVPPLVYAVLGSSKDLAVGTVAVGSLLTGAMLSKEVDAEKDPKLYLHLAFTATFFAGVLEASLGIFRLGFIVDFLSHATIVGFMGGAATVVSLQQLKGIFGLKHFTEATDVISVMRSVFSQTHQWRWESGVLGCCFLFFLLSTRYFSTKKPKFFWVAAMAPLTSVILGSLLVYFTHAERHGVQVIGDLKKGLNPLSVSDLVFTSPYMSTALKTGLITGIIALAEGIAVGRSFAMFKNYNIDGNKEMIAFGMMNIVGSFTSCYLTTGPFSRSAVNFNAGCKTAVSNIVMAIAVMFTLLFLTPFFYYTPLVVLSSIIMVAMLGLIDYQAAIHLWKVDKFDFLVCMSAYFGVVFGSVEIGLVVAVVISIARLLLFVSRPRTAVKGNIPNTMIYRNTDQYPYSRIVPGLLILEIDAPIYFANAGYLRERITRWIDEEEDRIKASGGNSLQYVILDMSAVGNIDTSGISMMEEIKKIMDRRELKLVLANPKGEVVKKLTRSKFIDDNLGKEWMFLTVGEAVEACSFMLHTSKTEPASKEEPWNNV; translated from the exons ATGGGAACGGAGGACAACACATTCCCTCAAGGAGCGGAGGAGCCACACCGCCGCCACCATGCGGTGGAGGCTCCTGAGCCTCAGCCGTTCTTGAAGTCACTTCAGTATTCAGTGAAGGAAACTCTGTTTCCAGACGATCCTTTCAGACAGTTCAAGAACCAGACGACATCAAGACAAGTTGTACTAGGCCTCAAATACTTCTTGCCAATATTGGAATGGGCTCCACGCTACAATTTCAAGCTCTTTAAATCAGATCTCATCGCTGGAATCACCATCGCTAGCCTCGCCATCCCTCAGGGCATCAGTTACGCTAAACTCGCTAACTTGCCTCCCATTCTTGGCCTTT ACTCGAGTTTTGTTCCACCATTGGTGTACGCTGTGCTGGGGAGTTCAAAGGATTTGGCGGTGGGAACGGTGGCGGTTGGATCTTTGTTGACAGGTGCCATGCTGAGCAAAGAAGTTGACGCTGAGAAAGATCCTAAGCTCTACCTTCATCTTGCTTTCACTGCCACGTTTTTCGCAGGAGTTCTCGAAGCCTCTCTCGGCATTTTCAG GTTAGGGTTTATAGTGGATTTTCTATCGCATGCAACGATAGTGGGATTCATGGGAGGAGCAGCGACGGTGGTGAGTCTGCAACAGCTTAAGGGTATTTTTGGACTTAAACATTTCACAGAAGCCACTGACGTTATTTCTGTCATGCGTTCAGTCTTCTCTCAAACTCATCAG TGGAGATGGGAGAGTGGCGTTCTCGGctgttgtttccttttcttcCTTCTTTCCACCAGATATTTC AGCACGAAGAAACCAAAATTCTTTTGGGTAGCTGCGATGGCTCCTTTGACCTCAGTGATTCTTGGAAGCCTCTTGGTGTACTTCACTCACGCGGAGAGACATGGTGTTCAAGTG ATAGGGGACCTGAAGAAAGGGTTGAACCCGCTCTCTGTGTCTGATCTTGTCTTCACTTCGCCTTACATGTCAACAGCTCTCAAAACTGGCCTCATCACTGGGATCATTGCTCTTGCA GAAGGGATAGCTGTGGGACGGAGCTTTGCCATGTTCAAGAACTACAACATAGACGGTAACAAAGAAATGATAGCGTTTGGAATGATGAACATCGTTGGTTCCTTCACATCTTGTTACCTCACAACTG GACCGTTTTCAAGATCGGCCGTGAACTTCAATGCGGGTTGCAAGACTGCCGTGTCCAACATAGTAATGGCCATTGCGGTTATGTTTACATTGCTCTTCCTCACGCCTTTTTTCTACTACACGCCCCTCGTCGTCCTCTCCTCCATCATCATGGTCGCAATGCTCGGACTCATCGACTATCAAGCTGCCATTCATCTTTGGAAGGTTGACAAATTCGATTTCCTCGTCTGCATGAGCGCGTACTTTGGGGTCGTGTTTGGTAGTGTCGAGATCGGACTTGTTGTCGCA GTGGTAATATCGATAGCAAGGTTGTTGCTGTTCGTGTCGAGGCCGAGGACTGCGGTGAAAGGAAACATACCAAACACCATGATATATAGGAACACTGACCAGTATCCTTACTCAAGAATTGTTCCTGGTCTTCTCATCCTGGAGATTGATGCTCCCATCTACTTTGCCAACGCTGGTTACTTGCGCGAGAG AATCACAAGGTGGATCGATGAAGAGGAAGATAGGATCAAAGCATCAGGAGGAAATAGTTTACAATATGTTATACTCGATATGTCTG CTGTTGGTAATATCGACACTAGTGGTATAAGCATGATGGAggaaattaagaaaatcatgGACAGAAGGGAGTTAAAG TTAGTATTGGCAAATCCAAAAGGAGAGGTCGTGAAGAAACTGACAAGATCCAAATTCATCGACGACAATTTGGGAAAAGAGTGGATGTTCTTAACAGTTGGAGAAGCCGTGGAAGCTTGTAGTTTCATGCTTCACACGTCAAAAACCGAACCGGCCTCCAAAGAAGAGCCTTGGAACAACGTTTAG